The following are encoded in a window of Sminthopsis crassicaudata isolate SCR6 chromosome 3, ASM4859323v1, whole genome shotgun sequence genomic DNA:
- the PADI2 gene encoding protein-arginine deiminase type-2 — protein MPQERTVRLQYGNRIEAVCVLGTRLWVDVHSAAPADAKTFSLKHTDAVQVEAVIDGQAEEATANGKQRWALSPSTILRLSMNQPSTDVSSDKVTVNYYAEESNTPIDQAGLFLTAIEISLDVDADRDGVVEKNNPKKASWTWGPDGQGAILLVNCDREIPWLPKEDCSDNKIYTKEDLKDMSRMILRTNGPTQLPKGYEMVLYISISDSDKVGVFYVDNPFFGQRYMHILGRQKLFHVVKYTGGKAELEFFVEGLRFPDESFSGLVSIHVTLLELLMEGLPQTPIFTDTVTFRVAPWIMTPNTLPPLSVLVCSMKDNYLFLKEIRNLIEKTNCKLKICFQYMNRGDRWIQDEVEFGYIDAPHKGFPVVLDSPRDGNLKDFPVKELLGPDFGYVTREPLFEEVTSLDSFGNLEVSPPVTVNGKEYPLGRILIGSSFPLSGGRRMTKVVRDFLQAQLVQAPVELYSDWLIVGHVDEFMTFVPIPNKKEFRLLMASTSACYKLFREKQKQGHGEAILFKGLGGMSNKRITINKILSNENLVQQNLYAQRCLDWNRDILKKELGLTEKDIIDLPALFKLNEDGQAMAYFPNMVNMIVLDKDLGVPKPFGPLIEEQCCLEAHVCSLLQPLGFSCTFIDDISSYHKLMGEVHCGTNVCRKPFAFKWWNVVP, from the exons TGCAGCCCCTGCTGATGCCAAAACCTTCAGCCTGAAACACACAGATGCTGTGCAGGTAGAGGCAGTGATTGATGGGCAGGCTGAGGAGGCCACAGCCAATGGCAAACAGCGATGGGCCCTCTCTCCCAGCACCATTCTCCGTCTCAGCATGAACCAGCCCAGCACAGATGTCAGCAGCGATAAG GTGACTGTCAACTATTATGCAGAGGAAAGCAATACTCCCATTGATCAAGCTGGTCTTTTCCTCACAGCTATTG AGATCTCCCTGGATGTGGATGCAGATCGAGATGGAGTTGTGGAAAAGAACAATCCTAAGAAG GCATCCTGGACCTGGGGCCCTGATGGCCAGGGGGCCATCCTGCTGGTGAACTGTGACAGGGAAATCCCCTGGTTGCCCAAGGAAGATTGTTCTGACAACAAGATCTACACCAAAGAAG ACCTGAAGGACATGTCTCGGATGATCCTGAGGACCAATGGCCCCACCCAACTTCCAAAAGGCTACGAAATGGTTCTCTACATTTCCATCAGTGACTCGGACAAAGTGGGAGTGTTCTATGTGGATA ACCCATTCTTCGGGCAGCGTTACATGCACATTCTCGGCCGGCAGAAGCTCTTCCACGTGGTAAAGTACACAGGTGGCAAAGCTGAGCTAGAATTCTTTGTGGAAGGCCTTCGATTTCCTGATGAGAGTTTCTCGGGCCTGGTCTCCATCCATGTCACCCTGCTGGAACTCCTGATGGAG GGACTTCCCCAAACTCCAATCTTCACAGACACGGTGACTTTCCGGGTGGCCCCATGGATCATGACTCCAAATACTCTGCCTCCTTTATCAGTTTTAGTGTGCAG CATGAAGGATAATTACCTGTTCCTCAAGGAGATAAGGAACCTGATAGAGAAAACCAACTGCAAGCTGAAGATCTGTTTTCAGTATATGAACCGCGGGGATCGTTGGATTCAG GATGAAGTTGAGTTTGGCTACATTGATGCTCCCCACAAGGGCTTCCCTGTGGTCCTAGATTCCCCACGGGATGGGAACCTGAAAGACTTCCCGGTGAAAGAGCTCCTG GGCCCAGACTTTGGCTATGTCACCCGGGAGCCACTCTTTGAGGAAGTCACCAGCCTGGATTCCTTTGGGAACCTGGAGGTCAGCCCCCCTGTGACGGTGAACGGCAAGGAGTACCCCCTGGGCAGGATCCTCATCGGCAGCAGCTTCCCTCT GTCTGGTGGGAGACGGATGACAAAGGTCGTGAGAGATTTCCTGCAAGCACAATTAGTACAGGCACCTGTGGAGCTCTATTCTGATTGGCTGATCGTTGGCCACGTGGATGAATTTATGACCTTTGTGCCCATCCCTAACAAAAAG GAATTCCGGCTGCTCATGGCCAGTACCTCCGCCTGCTACAAGCTCTTCcgggaaaagcaaaaacaagggCATGGAGAAGCCATCTTGTTCAAAG GCTTGGGGGGCATGAGCAACAAACGCATTACCATCAATAAGATCCTGTCCAATGAGAATCTGGTGCAGCAGAACCTGTATGCCCAG CGTTGCCTGGATTGGAACCGGGACATCCTGAAAAAGGAACTAGGGTTGACAGAGAAAGATATCATTGATCTCCCAGCTCTGTTCAAGTTAAATGAGGATGGCCAAGCCATGGCTTATTTCCCCAACATG GTGAACATGATCGTGCTTGACAAGGATCTGGGTGTCCCCAAGCCCTTTGGGCCCCTGATCGAGGAGCAGTGCTGCCTGGAAGCTCATGTGTGCTCACTTCTGCAACCCCTGGGTTTCTCCTGTACCTTCATCGATGACATTTCCTCCTATCACAAATTAATGGGCGAGGTCCACTGTGGTACCAACGTCTGCCGGAAACCCTTTGCCTTCAAGTGGTGGAATGTGGTGCCTTAA